In Sporanaerobacter acetigenes DSM 13106, a single window of DNA contains:
- a CDS encoding ABC transporter permease: MKENRLKFTLIAILIGLVIGAIILLAVGYNPLEAYGIMIAGVFGSPKYISWTIIKSTPLILTGISVAFAFKTGLFNIGAEGQFIVGALVATMVGYFWHLPPVLHAIVALLLACLAAGLWGGFAGFLKSKFGVNEVITTIMLNWIALYLSNFFVYWDKFKRPNSEASQKILSSASIAFPKGLGSSLGSFFDAPVNFGFIIAILVAFLIKYILNDTTLGYELRAVGFNKDAAEYGGINVKKNMVTAMMIAGAISGLAGAVHVLGVTNEISILSAMEGNGFDGIAVSLIGGNSPIGCIFAGLLFGALKYGGYKIQPMMGAPSEIINIVIGIIVFFIAMPKMIEGLTTMRSRRKRGGEVERSK; this comes from the coding sequence ATGAAAGAAAACAGGCTTAAATTTACTCTTATTGCAATTCTTATAGGTCTTGTAATTGGAGCAATAATATTATTAGCAGTAGGATACAATCCACTGGAGGCTTATGGAATAATGATTGCAGGCGTATTTGGTAGCCCTAAATATATTTCATGGACTATCATAAAGTCTACACCACTTATTTTAACAGGTATCTCTGTAGCATTTGCTTTTAAAACTGGACTTTTCAATATAGGTGCAGAAGGCCAATTTATAGTAGGAGCTTTGGTGGCAACAATGGTAGGATATTTTTGGCATTTACCACCAGTTCTTCATGCAATAGTGGCACTATTGTTGGCTTGTTTAGCAGCGGGACTTTGGGGAGGATTTGCTGGATTTTTGAAATCTAAATTTGGCGTCAATGAAGTTATAACTACTATAATGCTCAATTGGATTGCACTATATTTGAGTAACTTTTTTGTGTATTGGGATAAATTCAAGAGACCAAATAGTGAAGCTTCTCAAAAAATATTAAGCTCTGCAAGTATTGCTTTTCCTAAAGGATTGGGTAGTTCATTGGGTAGCTTTTTCGATGCACCTGTAAATTTTGGTTTCATAATAGCCATATTAGTTGCATTCCTCATAAAATATATATTAAATGATACTACACTTGGGTATGAATTGAGAGCAGTAGGATTCAATAAAGATGCTGCTGAATATGGTGGTATCAATGTCAAGAAAAATATGGTTACTGCCATGATGATTGCTGGGGCTATATCAGGGCTTGCAGGAGCTGTTCATGTACTGGGAGTGACAAATGAAATATCAATACTATCTGCTATGGAAGGCAATGGTTTTGATGGTATAGCTGTATCTTTAATAGGAGGTAATAGTCCTATAGGATGTATATTTGCTGGATTATTGTTTGGAGCTCTTAAATATGGTGGATACAAGATTCAACCAATGATGGGAGCGCCATCTGAAATAATCAACATAGTCATTGGCATTATAGTATTTTTCATAGCTATGCCTAAGATGATAGAAGGACTGACAACTATGAGGTCTAGAAGAAAGAGGGGTGGAGAAGTTGAACGCTCTAAATGA
- a CDS encoding ABC transporter ATP-binding protein gives MNNIDFSTKVIEMKGITKKFGDFVANDNIDLTVHKGEIHALLGENGAGKTTLMNVLYGLYLPTEGEIFINGEKVQITNPNIAIEKGIGMVHQHFMLVDKFTVVENIILGKETTVKKGNWNTGHLDIKRATKEVEELSQKYGLYVDPNAKIEDITVGMQQRVEILKALYRGADILILDEPTAVLTPQEIEELIQIMKSLTGQGKTIIIITHKLREIKQAADYCTIIRRGKKIDTVKVSDVSEEDLAEKMVGRQVNFVVDKKDIEKGEVVLNVDNIVVKDNRKLKAVDGLSIELHKGEILGIAGVDGNGQSELIEGLTGLRPIESGQVILNGEDITNKTPQHIIEKGMSTIPEDRQRRGLVMDFSMAENFILEKYHKEPFSHGNKLNHDEIREHAKELIDKFDVRPRNEDQLAKALSGGNQQKVIIAREVTNDPDVLIAAQPTRGLDVGAIEFVHKSLVEQRDRGKAVLLISFELDEVMNLSDRIAVIFDGKIVAVLDAKKADEKTLGYLMAGGGVDDERKQA, from the coding sequence TTGAACAACATAGATTTTTCAACTAAAGTCATTGAAATGAAAGGCATCACAAAGAAATTTGGAGATTTTGTGGCAAATGATAATATTGACTTAACAGTTCATAAGGGAGAAATTCATGCACTACTAGGGGAAAATGGGGCAGGAAAAACTACTCTCATGAATGTGCTATATGGATTGTATTTGCCGACAGAAGGAGAAATATTTATAAATGGCGAAAAAGTTCAAATTACAAATCCAAATATTGCTATAGAAAAGGGAATTGGAATGGTTCACCAGCACTTTATGTTAGTGGACAAGTTTACTGTTGTAGAAAATATAATCTTAGGTAAGGAAACAACAGTGAAGAAAGGAAATTGGAATACAGGACATTTAGATATAAAAAGAGCGACTAAAGAAGTTGAGGAATTATCTCAAAAGTATGGATTATATGTAGATCCAAATGCTAAAATTGAGGATATTACGGTTGGAATGCAACAAAGGGTAGAAATATTGAAAGCTCTTTATAGAGGAGCGGATATATTGATACTAGATGAGCCTACTGCCGTTTTAACACCTCAAGAGATAGAAGAACTTATTCAAATCATGAAAAGTTTGACCGGTCAAGGGAAAACGATTATCATCATTACTCACAAATTAAGAGAAATAAAACAAGCTGCAGATTATTGTACTATAATTCGTAGAGGAAAGAAAATTGATACTGTTAAGGTAAGTGATGTTTCAGAAGAAGATTTAGCTGAAAAAATGGTAGGAAGACAGGTAAATTTTGTTGTTGATAAAAAAGACATTGAAAAAGGTGAAGTGGTTTTAAATGTAGATAATATTGTTGTAAAAGATAATAGAAAGTTAAAAGCAGTAGATGGGCTGTCCATTGAGCTTCACAAAGGTGAAATACTGGGAATAGCAGGAGTTGACGGAAATGGCCAAAGTGAGTTAATTGAAGGACTCACGGGACTTAGGCCTATTGAATCTGGGCAGGTCATATTAAATGGAGAAGACATTACTAACAAAACACCTCAACACATCATAGAAAAAGGAATGAGTACTATTCCTGAAGACAGACAAAGAAGAGGATTGGTAATGGATTTTAGCATGGCTGAAAATTTTATTTTAGAAAAATATCACAAAGAGCCATTTTCTCATGGGAACAAATTAAATCATGATGAAATTAGAGAACATGCAAAAGAATTGATAGATAAATTTGATGTAAGGCCTCGAAATGAGGATCAGCTTGCTAAAGCATTGTCGGGTGGAAATCAACAGAAGGTCATTATAGCTAGAGAAGTGACAAATGACCCAGATGTTCTTATAGCAGCACAACCAACAAGAGGACTTGATGTTGGGGCAATTGAATTTGTTCATAAATCACTGGTTGAACAAAGAGATAGAGGAAAGGCAGTACTCCTAATTTCCTTTGAATTAGATGAAGTAATGAATTTATCAGATAGAATAGCAGTCATATTTGATGGGAAAATAGTAGCTGTACTCGATGCAAAGAAAGCCGATGAAAAAACCTTAGGATATTTAATGGCAGGAGGAGGTGTAGACGATGAAAGAAAACAGGCTTAA
- a CDS encoding BMP family lipoprotein has protein sequence MPKKVMAVVMIAVLAFSLAACSSGGGGDKLKVTMVTDVGGVNDQSFNQSAWEGLQQAGKDLDIKVSYQESHQDADFVPNLETALDAGNDLIWGIGYKLGDPILEAAKKSPDTKYAIVDFAYEDTPENVVGVVFKQEQPSFLVGYIAAKMTQTGKVGFVGGMEGDVISAFENGYHAGVEYANKVNGTNVEVIIQYAESFTDAAKGKAIANSMYQQGADIVFHAAGGVGDGVIEAAKEQDKFAIGVDRDQNYMAPDNVITSAMKRVDVGVYNVVKDLKDEKFPGGTTVVYGLEEGAVDIAPTSDKHVPKEILDEVEDLKKDIIDGKIEVPFNEDTFNDFVNSL, from the coding sequence ATGCCAAAAAAGGTAATGGCAGTAGTCATGATTGCAGTATTAGCATTTAGTCTTGCTGCTTGTTCCAGTGGTGGCGGTGGAGACAAGTTGAAAGTTACTATGGTTACAGATGTTGGTGGGGTGAATGACCAGTCATTCAACCAATCTGCTTGGGAAGGACTTCAACAAGCAGGAAAAGATTTAGATATAAAAGTATCATATCAAGAGTCACATCAAGATGCTGACTTTGTTCCAAACTTAGAAACTGCCCTTGATGCAGGTAATGATCTTATCTGGGGAATTGGATACAAACTTGGTGATCCTATATTAGAAGCTGCAAAAAAGAGTCCTGATACTAAATATGCTATAGTAGACTTTGCATATGAGGATACTCCTGAAAATGTAGTAGGCGTTGTATTCAAACAAGAACAACCTTCATTTTTAGTAGGCTATATAGCTGCTAAAATGACTCAAACTGGCAAAGTAGGCTTTGTAGGTGGTATGGAAGGCGACGTTATAAGTGCTTTTGAAAATGGATACCATGCTGGAGTTGAATATGCAAACAAAGTAAATGGTACAAATGTAGAAGTTATAATTCAATATGCTGAATCATTTACTGATGCAGCAAAAGGTAAAGCTATTGCAAACAGCATGTACCAACAAGGAGCAGATATAGTATTCCATGCTGCTGGAGGAGTTGGCGATGGTGTTATAGAAGCAGCTAAAGAACAAGACAAATTTGCAATAGGTGTAGATAGAGATCAAAACTATATGGCACCTGACAATGTTATTACATCAGCTATGAAACGTGTAGACGTAGGTGTTTATAATGTAGTTAAAGACTTAAAAGACGAAAAATTCCCTGGTGGAACAACTGTAGTTTATGGTCTTGAAGAAGGAGCAGTAGATATAGCTCCAACATCAGACAAACATGTTCCAAAAGAAATACTTGATGAAGTCGAAGATTTAAAGAAAGACATCATTGATGGGAAAATTGAAGTTCCATTTAACGAAGATACTTTCAATGATTTCGTAAATTCACTATAA
- the grdD gene encoding glycine/sarcosine/betaine reductase complex component C subunit alpha has product MAENNVNKMIGKVFNDIADAIETGEFGEKIRVGITTFGSEHGVDNVVKGAEIAQNRDSSIEVVLIGPKVDSPLTQVVVENEEEGYKKMEELLDSGEIHSAVTMHYSFPIGVSTVGRVVTPGRGREMYIATTTGTSSPHRVEAMVKNGIYGIIAAKTMGIENPTVGILNLDGARQVERALKDLDKNGYKINFTESLRADGGCVMRGNDLLAGVPDVMITDTLTGNILMKVFSSYTTGGDFEAMGYGYGPGIGENYDRLVLILSRASGIPVVANAISYGASLAKGNVKELAKKEFAKVNKAGFKEILKGLNKETKKQDDEEEVVAPPKETVTGTIAGIDIMELENAVKALWKKGIYAESGMGCTGPILMVNEGKLEAAINILAEEDYITKESTIC; this is encoded by the coding sequence ATGGCTGAAAACAATGTAAATAAAATGATAGGAAAAGTTTTTAATGACATAGCTGATGCAATAGAAACAGGAGAATTTGGAGAAAAGATAAGGGTAGGTATAACTACTTTTGGAAGTGAACATGGTGTAGATAATGTTGTTAAAGGAGCAGAAATAGCTCAAAATAGAGATTCTTCCATAGAAGTTGTTTTAATTGGACCAAAAGTTGATAGTCCATTAACTCAAGTAGTTGTAGAAAACGAAGAAGAAGGCTACAAAAAGATGGAAGAGCTATTGGATTCTGGAGAAATTCATTCTGCAGTAACTATGCACTACAGTTTTCCAATAGGTGTTTCAACAGTAGGAAGAGTTGTAACTCCGGGCAGAGGAAGAGAAATGTATATTGCTACTACTACTGGAACATCTTCTCCTCATAGAGTTGAGGCTATGGTTAAAAATGGTATTTATGGCATAATAGCAGCAAAGACTATGGGAATAGAAAATCCTACAGTTGGAATTTTAAACTTAGATGGTGCTAGGCAAGTAGAAAGAGCATTGAAAGATCTTGACAAAAATGGGTACAAAATAAACTTTACAGAGTCTTTAAGAGCAGATGGCGGTTGTGTCATGAGAGGAAACGACTTGTTGGCAGGTGTACCAGACGTTATGATTACAGACACTCTTACAGGGAATATTTTGATGAAAGTATTCTCATCATATACAACTGGAGGAGACTTTGAAGCTATGGGTTATGGCTATGGACCTGGAATAGGGGAAAACTATGATAGATTAGTTCTCATATTGTCAAGAGCTTCAGGAATACCTGTCGTAGCCAATGCAATCAGCTATGGTGCTAGTTTAGCTAAAGGAAATGTAAAAGAATTGGCAAAGAAAGAGTTTGCTAAAGTAAATAAAGCAGGATTTAAAGAAATATTAAAGGGTCTAAATAAAGAAACTAAAAAACAAGATGATGAAGAGGAAGTAGTTGCTCCACCAAAGGAAACTGTAACAGGAACTATTGCAGGTATAGATATAATGGAACTTGAAAATGCAGTAAAGGCTCTTTGGAAAAAAGGCATTTATGCTGAAAGTGGAATGGGATGTACAGGACCAATATTGATGGTCAACGAAGGAAAATTAGAAGCTGCAATAAATATTTTAGCAGAGGAAGATTATATTACAAAAGAGTCTACAATTTGTTAA
- the grdC gene encoding glycine/sarcosine/betaine reductase complex component C subunit beta → MTYAVVKGAGYILVHTPDMVLHNGTTQSTERIINPDSDYLKELPNHLRSFDEVVEYLPNQVYIGNMTPEELGKYEQPWVDKKAEGANKVGKFGEIMPQDEFIGLMKIADTFDLVKLSKEFSVDVIKKLGDHHFISEELISRIKEGEEIEEIKKLIKEQGAEPLYNNGEVVGCVKRAHDVDTNLSAHVIFENLAVKASGVLAALNLVEKNNINPEDVEYVIECSEEACGDMNQRGGGNFAKSVAEMAGFVNSTGSDTRGFCAGPTHSLIEAAALVQSGIYKNVVVVGGGATAKLGMNGKDHVKKGLPILEDVLGGFAILIGQNDGVNPVLRTDLVGRHTVGTGSSPQAVITSLVTAPLDKGNLKITDIDKYSVEMQNPDITKPAGAGDVPKANYKMIAALGVKRNDIERTELNSFIEEHGMEGWAPTQGHIPSGVPYIGFGREDILSGKINRAMIVGKGSLFLGRMTNLFDGVSIVMEKNSGKVEEEKGASEEEIRKLVAEAMRGFASHLLEN, encoded by the coding sequence ATGACTTATGCTGTAGTAAAAGGTGCTGGATATATATTAGTACATACACCAGATATGGTGCTACACAATGGAACTACTCAATCAACTGAAAGAATTATCAATCCAGATTCAGATTATTTAAAAGAATTGCCAAATCATTTAAGAAGTTTTGACGAAGTAGTAGAATATTTACCTAATCAAGTTTATATTGGAAACATGACTCCAGAAGAATTGGGAAAATATGAACAACCTTGGGTTGACAAGAAAGCTGAAGGTGCAAATAAGGTTGGAAAATTCGGAGAAATAATGCCACAAGATGAATTCATCGGACTTATGAAAATAGCGGATACTTTTGATTTGGTGAAATTAAGCAAAGAATTTTCTGTAGATGTAATTAAAAAATTAGGAGATCATCATTTCATAAGTGAAGAATTGATTTCAAGAATCAAAGAAGGAGAAGAAATTGAAGAAATTAAAAAGCTTATAAAAGAGCAAGGGGCTGAACCATTATATAATAATGGAGAAGTTGTAGGTTGTGTAAAAAGAGCTCATGATGTAGATACAAACCTTAGTGCTCATGTTATATTTGAAAATTTAGCAGTAAAAGCTTCAGGAGTATTAGCTGCATTAAATTTAGTAGAGAAGAATAATATAAATCCAGAAGATGTTGAATATGTAATTGAGTGTTCAGAAGAAGCATGTGGTGACATGAACCAAAGAGGTGGAGGAAACTTTGCAAAATCAGTTGCTGAAATGGCTGGATTTGTGAATTCAACAGGCTCAGATACAAGAGGATTCTGTGCTGGACCTACTCATTCACTTATTGAAGCAGCAGCACTTGTTCAATCAGGTATATATAAAAATGTAGTAGTAGTTGGTGGAGGCGCTACTGCTAAACTTGGAATGAATGGTAAGGACCATGTGAAGAAAGGTTTGCCAATATTGGAAGACGTACTTGGAGGATTTGCAATATTAATAGGTCAAAATGACGGTGTAAACCCAGTTCTTAGAACAGATTTAGTTGGTAGACATACTGTAGGAACAGGTTCATCTCCACAAGCAGTTATAACTTCTCTTGTTACTGCACCTCTTGACAAAGGCAATTTAAAAATCACAGATATAGATAAATATTCAGTAGAAATGCAAAATCCAGACATAACAAAACCAGCTGGAGCAGGAGATGTGCCAAAAGCAAACTATAAGATGATTGCCGCATTAGGTGTTAAGAGAAATGATATTGAAAGAACAGAATTAAATTCCTTTATTGAAGAACACGGTATGGAAGGATGGGCACCAACTCAAGGACATATACCTTCAGGAGTACCATATATAGGATTTGGAAGAGAAGATATATTGTCAGGTAAAATAAATAGAGCTATGATAGTTGGTAAAGGAAGTCTTTTCTTGGGTAGAATGACAAACCTATTTGATGGTGTTTCTATAGTTATGGAGAAAAACTCAGGAAAAGTAGAAGAAGAAAAGGGAGCATCAGAAGAAGAGATAAGGAAACTTGTAGCAGAAGCTATGAGAGGTTTTGCATCTCATTTATTAGAAAATTAG
- the grdB gene encoding glycine reductase complex selenoprotein B, translating into MEKIRVVHYINQFFAGIGGEEKADYKPEVREGVVGPGMALNAGFKGEAEIVATVICGDSYFNENLEEAKKEVIEMVKKYNPDLFIAGPAFNAGRYGVACGTITDAVQSELGIPVLTGMYEENPGADMFKKSVYIVSTKNSAAGMRDAVSKMVPLALKLVKNEEIGSPEEEGYMSRGIRKNFFAEKRGSERAVEMLIKKLKGEEFVTEFPMPDFDRVEPNPAVKDLSKAKIALVTSGGIVPKGNPDHIESSSASKYGKYDIEGFDNLTSETHETAHGGYDPVYANEDPDRVLPVDVLRDLEKEGKIGSLHRYFYTTVGNGTAVASAKGFAAEYAKELVADGVDAVILTSTUGTCTRCGATMVKEIERAGIPVVHMCTVTPISMTVGANRIVPTIAIPHPLGNPKLDPEEEKALRRKLVEKALKALTTEVEEQTIFE; encoded by the coding sequence ATGGAAAAAATAAGAGTTGTTCATTATATAAATCAGTTCTTCGCTGGAATAGGTGGAGAAGAAAAAGCTGATTATAAACCAGAAGTAAGAGAAGGCGTTGTAGGGCCAGGTATGGCTCTAAATGCAGGATTTAAAGGTGAAGCAGAAATAGTAGCAACAGTAATATGTGGTGATAGCTATTTCAATGAAAATTTAGAAGAAGCTAAAAAAGAAGTAATTGAAATGGTTAAAAAGTATAATCCAGATTTATTCATTGCTGGGCCAGCATTCAACGCAGGTAGATATGGTGTTGCTTGTGGAACTATAACTGATGCTGTACAAAGTGAACTTGGTATACCAGTACTAACAGGTATGTATGAAGAAAATCCTGGTGCTGATATGTTCAAAAAGAGTGTATACATTGTTTCAACTAAAAACAGTGCAGCAGGTATGAGAGATGCCGTTAGCAAAATGGTACCATTGGCGCTTAAACTTGTTAAAAATGAAGAAATTGGCTCACCTGAAGAAGAAGGATATATGTCAAGAGGCATAAGAAAAAATTTCTTTGCTGAAAAGAGAGGTTCTGAAAGAGCTGTTGAAATGTTGATTAAGAAGTTAAAAGGTGAGGAATTTGTCACAGAATTCCCAATGCCTGATTTTGACAGAGTTGAACCAAATCCAGCAGTTAAAGATTTGAGCAAAGCAAAGATTGCACTAGTTACTTCAGGAGGTATAGTTCCTAAGGGAAATCCAGATCATATTGAATCTTCCAGTGCTTCAAAATATGGAAAATATGATATTGAAGGATTCGACAATTTAACTAGTGAAACTCATGAAACAGCTCATGGTGGATATGACCCAGTATATGCAAATGAAGATCCAGATAGAGTATTGCCTGTAGATGTATTAAGGGATCTTGAAAAAGAAGGTAAAATTGGTAGCCTTCACAGATATTTCTATACAACTGTAGGTAATGGAACTGCTGTTGCAAGTGCTAAAGGTTTTGCAGCAGAATATGCAAAAGAATTAGTAGCTGATGGCGTAGACGCAGTTATATTGACTTCAACCTGAGGCACCTGTACACGTTGCGGTGCAACAATGGTTAAAGAAATTGAAAGGGCAGGAATTCCTGTAGTACACATGTGTACTGTAACTCCTATTTCCATGACTGTAGGAGCTAACAGAATTGTACCTACTATTGCAATTCCTCACCCATTGGGAAATCCAAAGCTTGATCCTGAAGAGGAAAAAGCACTTAGAAGAAAATTAGTAGAAAAAGCACTAAAAGCTTTAACAACTGAAGTAGAAGAACAAACAATTTTCGAGTAA
- the grdA gene encoding glycine/sarcosine/betaine reductase complex selenoprotein A yields the protein MSLFDDRKIIIIGDRDGIPGPAMEECLKSTSAEVVFSSTECFVUTAAGAMDLENQKRVKELTEKYGAENIVVLIGAAEGEAAGLAAETVTAGDPTFAGPLAGVQLGLRVYHAVEPEFKEAVDPEVYDEQIGMMEMVLDVDDIINEVKSIRDQYCKFND from the coding sequence ATGTCATTGTTTGATGATAGAAAAATTATTATCATTGGCGACAGAGATGGTATTCCAGGACCAGCTATGGAAGAATGTCTAAAGAGTACATCTGCTGAAGTTGTTTTTTCATCAACTGAATGTTTTGTCTGAACTGCAGCAGGTGCTATGGACTTAGAAAATCAAAAGAGGGTTAAAGAATTAACTGAAAAATACGGTGCAGAAAATATAGTAGTATTAATCGGTGCTGCTGAAGGAGAAGCTGCAGGATTAGCAGCTGAAACTGTAACAGCAGGAGACCCAACTTTTGCAGGTCCATTAGCAGGAGTCCAGTTAGGACTTAGAGTATATCATGCTGTAGAACCAGAATTTAAAGAAGCAGTTGATCCAGAAGTTTATGATGAACAAATAGGTATGATGGAAATGGTTTTGGATGTAGATGATATAATTAATGAAGTAAAATCTATAAGAGATCAATATTGTAAATTTAACGATTAA
- a CDS encoding glycine/sarcosine/betaine reductase component B subunit, which translates to MRLELGYVFIKDVQFGSESKVENGTLYVNKEELINLIKEDEHFESVDIELARPGESVRITPVKDVIEPRVKVEGPGGIFPGMISKVDVVGSGKTNVLKGCAVVTTGRIVGFQEGIIDMTGPGAEYTPFSKLNNIVLVCEPKEGLKQHEHEKALRMAGFKVAAHLGKLAKEIKPEEVDTFETLPMLEGINKYSDLPKVAYVQMLQSQGLLHDTYVYGVDAKQIVPTILYPTEIMDGAIVSGNCVSACDKNTTYHHLNNPVVQDLYKKHGKELNFVGVIITNENVYLADKERSSNWTAKLAEFLGLDGVVVSQEGFGNPDTDLIMNCKKIEQKGVKTVIITDEYAGRDGASQSLADADKLANAVVTGGNANEVITLPPMDKVIGHVKFVDTIAGGFDGSLKEDGSIVVELQAITGATNELGFNKLTAKGF; encoded by the coding sequence ATGCGTCTAGAATTAGGTTATGTATTTATTAAAGACGTTCAATTTGGCAGTGAAAGCAAAGTAGAAAATGGAACATTGTATGTAAACAAGGAAGAATTGATTAATTTAATCAAAGAAGATGAACACTTTGAAAGTGTTGATATTGAACTAGCTAGACCAGGTGAAAGCGTTAGAATTACTCCTGTAAAAGATGTCATTGAACCAAGAGTTAAAGTGGAAGGTCCAGGAGGGATATTCCCTGGAATGATTTCCAAGGTAGATGTCGTTGGTTCAGGTAAGACTAATGTACTAAAAGGTTGTGCAGTAGTTACAACAGGTAGGATTGTTGGTTTCCAAGAGGGAATCATAGATATGACAGGACCAGGAGCAGAATATACACCATTTTCCAAATTGAACAATATTGTTTTAGTTTGTGAACCTAAGGAAGGATTGAAACAACACGAGCATGAAAAGGCCTTAAGAATGGCTGGATTCAAGGTAGCTGCTCATTTAGGTAAATTAGCAAAAGAAATTAAACCTGAGGAAGTTGATACTTTTGAAACATTGCCAATGCTTGAAGGTATAAACAAATATAGCGACTTACCAAAAGTTGCTTATGTTCAAATGCTTCAAAGTCAAGGATTGTTGCATGATACTTATGTATATGGTGTAGATGCTAAACAAATTGTACCAACGATTCTTTATCCAACAGAAATAATGGATGGTGCTATAGTTAGTGGAAACTGTGTTTCTGCATGTGATAAAAACACAACTTATCATCATCTAAACAATCCAGTAGTTCAAGACTTGTATAAAAAACATGGAAAAGAATTAAACTTTGTTGGTGTGATAATTACAAATGAAAATGTTTATCTTGCAGATAAGGAAAGATCATCTAACTGGACAGCTAAACTAGCTGAATTTTTAGGATTAGATGGTGTAGTTGTTTCACAAGAAGGATTTGGAAACCCTGATACTGACCTTATTATGAATTGCAAGAAGATTGAACAAAAAGGAGTAAAAACAGTTATTATTACTGATGAATATGCTGGTAGAGATGGAGCCAGTCAATCTCTTGCAGATGCTGACAAATTAGCAAATGCAGTAGTTACAGGTGGAAATGCAAATGAAGTTATAACATTGCCACCTATGGATAAAGTAATTGGTCATGTAAAATTTGTTGATACAATTGCAGGTGGATTTGATGGTAGTTTGAAAGAAGATGGCTCTATAGTTGTAGAGTTACAAGCTATAACAGGAGCAACAAATGAACTTGGATTCAATAAATTGACAGCAAAAGGATTTTAA
- the trxA gene encoding thioredoxin TrxA encodes MLELTKENFEEEVLKAEGYVLVDFWSDGCEPCKALMPHVHGFEEVYGDKIKFCSLNTMKARRLAISQKIMGLPVIAIYKDGEKVDERVKEDATVEGVEEMIKKYI; translated from the coding sequence ATGTTAGAACTGACTAAAGAAAATTTTGAAGAAGAAGTTTTAAAGGCTGAAGGATATGTATTGGTAGATTTTTGGAGTGATGGATGTGAACCATGTAAAGCTTTAATGCCACATGTTCACGGTTTTGAAGAAGTATATGGAGATAAAATTAAATTTTGTTCATTAAACACAATGAAAGCTAGAAGACTAGCTATATCACAAAAGATAATGGGATTGCCAGTTATAGCAATATATAAAGATGGCGAAAAAGTAGATGAAAGAGTAAAAGAAGATGCTACAGTTGAAGGCGTAGAAGAAATGATTAAAAAGTATATTTAG